Genomic DNA from Xyrauchen texanus isolate HMW12.3.18 chromosome 28, RBS_HiC_50CHRs, whole genome shotgun sequence:
ttCGACGGTGAGACGAGGACCCGCGTCCTGTGATGGAACACTCAAAATGCTCAATCATCCCGTATTTGCGTGACATTCAGTACTTTATGGTGTTATGGTTTCTTGCAACCGATATACACCTTAGCGCATCTCTTTGGGTAAATTAAGCCATTGTCTGTATTGTTATAAGAGGTTTGCTGTGCTTTGTGTGCCCTGTAACATATAAATAACATATGGGTGTGTTTCATTCATTCAGATGATCTCTATGCCCTGTTTACCTCCCACTGTGAGAGTTTTGTAGggctgaaatgtgtaataaaacaGGCTGAAGTATTAATTATGCCTCTCAGAGCGCAATTTGTTTTCTCGTCGCAAAACCTGACATATACCTACCGTCGTGCACATCAAATgacgaaaaaaataaaacacatgaaatccGATCTGGCTGTTTAGACTGAGACGAAttaagaaaaatctgattttaaacgGATTCCAAACCACCTAAGAATGTGGAATGGATGAGgcttgtaaaaatgtaatggatATAATGTGTTTTTCTCCTGTTCAGACTATAAAAACCTAAATAGGTTTGAGTGACTGCATCTTCCTGTGTGAACATAGCAATGTGTTATAGCTGTATTAGAACATAGCTTCCAGTGTATTATGACTGtgcttcagtgtgtcagtattgGTCATGTGTTGATAATAGCATTTTCGTATCACACTGGTAGACAGAAACAGGCCTTCTGTTTTGTGGTATTGTGTGGCTGTTTGTTCTGGTACTCCACATAGTGTGTGCACAAACTAAGACATGTTGGCCTTGGTTCTCatggataaatatatatagatagatatccTATATACCTGTAGTTTGGACTTTGCCCCTTTAGGTGTGTTTAAAgtaataaatcaatatattttatttgcttATAGCATTTGGGCTCCATCAGTTCTTTTTTAAATAGAGAAGCTCTGggttgtgcagtgttgttttttatgtttcatgagaaaatatgtttttagatatttgtttAGAAACTGTACATCTTATATTTATAGCTCATTCTTCTATTAGAATTCCTTAAAAGGAAGATTCAGGAAGTGGCAAACGCCCTTGGGAGACTTGGTCCTGCTATGGAATGCTTCTCAATTCAAACAACAGCTTTATTTATTGCTGCTTTGAACTGTAGAGATGGTACAAATATCCAGAGAACAATTAATATGGAATGGATTAAAACCAGCCCATGCAACATTCAACAAAACTATTCTGTGAAGTCTGCTTCATATACAGATTCAATCATTAGATTAAGGTGGGCTTTTGTCAAAATGGATTATCAAGAGCTTTTCAACTACACAAAAAGGGATCTCTGTTATGAGGATTTGAATGGATCCTGTTGGAAATATACACGACCTTCTAGCGTCCAAGTTCCAATGCTTATCACCATGACGTTGATCACCTTTGTGACAATCATTGGGAATCTACTGGTCATCATCTCCATAGGACATTTCAAGCAGCTCCACATGCCAACAAACCAACTTATTCTGTCTCTCGCCTTGTGTGACTTTCTAGTTGGGCTATTCGTCATGCCGTTAAGTGCTGTCCGTTCCTGGCAAGGCTGTTGGTACTTTGGTGATTTCATGTGTAAGTTACACACATGTATTGACATCACCCTCAGCACCGCATCAATTTTCCACCTTGTATGTGTGTCGACAGAACGCTATTGCGCCGTGTGTAACCCATTAAAGTATCCTTCTTGTATTGGTTTTCCAACGGTACCATTTATGATCTCTATAAGCTGGTTGATCCCTGCCGTATTCGCTTACACAATGACCTTCAGTGAACTCAACCTCCTGGGTGCCAGGGGCTTCTACGAAACACATGTATATTGTGTGGGAGGGTGCCATGTGTTTTTTAGTCATGGTTCGGCGGTGATCGCTTCCACGATTTCATTCTATGTCCCAGGCCTCATTATTATTGGGATATATTATAGAATCTACATGGTTGCTCGAAACCAAGCAAGATCTATTAATCGTCTGTTTAAACAGTTAAGAAGAGATTATCCATCACGAGATACACAACACAGAGCACGGAAGGCTACGGTAACAGTTGCTTTCGTGGTTGGAATTTTCCTTATTTGCTGGACACCCTTTTTCATCTGTAACATCATGGATCCTTTTATTGGCTACACCATCCCCTCAGTGGTGATTGATGCTCTTGTTTGGTTTGGCTATGTCAATTCCACCTTAAATCCATTCATTTATGCATTCCTGTATTCTTGGTTCAGAAAGGCTGTCCAAATTATAATAACTGGAACAATATTCCAAAATAATAGCAGCAGAAAACGGCTGTACCCGTAGCTGGGTCAATTTAATTAAGGGGGTTGAGGTTTTGCTGGTTAAAATGCGCAGTTTGCCCCTGGtggtagatgctgtaactacaccATTCTGCAGAGAAAGTGCTTGTTTATCCATTCCAAAGTAGCCGTGAATTTTaagtcaatataatttttttcaagacatatataaatatcaattattataatATAGTATATTCATCAGTGTCTGGATTTTATTGGAGGGCTTTTTAAAAGAATGAAATGGATATATTTTCAGTAAGCTGTCTTTGATATCACAGCCCAGGGCAGTCGCTAGTGAAGGGTTTGGGAATttgcatccatccatacatccatctggatgccaaaattttgaacCAAAGCTCAGTGTGCTGCCAATAGAAGTTTCATAATATGCCTGTGATAAAGAACTGTGGGGAATTATTGTAAACAGGCTAATGTCATACAGCGCCTGATGGATTATTAGTCCAAAAAGAGGCTGTTGTTATTAATCCTAATGAGTGATCTGGTTAAGAATAGGAGTTCTGATTTTCAAACATTTGGAATTTGAGGCATGTTTGAGAGTTACTCTATTAAAACTGATAGATTATTTTAAGTCTCATAGGTCTTTTATTCataaactaaacataaaaaaattagtttgtttgtgcatgtgtttgtgactTTTTGTGTAACGAAATatctcaaatatatataaaaaaagaaattgggactaaatgtacatgtatatttttactttcacatttagGATCTCTtaaacagcaaaaatgtaatattattttacttGTTCTCAGGGTTATGATAATGAACATTCCTGTGCATAAATTGTTTGTCAAGATGTGTAaagatgtttatattttgtgatctTTATAAGAATCAATTTTGCTGATGGATTTAGTTTAATATTAGTAGTgtgtattatgtacgttgtgacaaaaaatgatttatggccctgatttatggtttaattgctgtacatttgacctttccctccgcccccctcccctccctccggtagttgtaggctacatgctgtgatatggcgtgtctgttctgatacccccatcggtgtatttaaaaagggttaggtttgttcattgcaactattcagcaagtattttgtgatttccacttgtgcaatggctgctcccagcactcctaaaaaacaatgttaaatgatgtaaaaagacttactaagatatattgggctcgaggagatgtcatggtccaggcatgaccaggtctctccatgagccgttagaagatctgaaatatgaatttcatctaaacaacacacagttgtgtgtgtacgactttgacagaacatcttgtactgttaagttattcaacaaaggtgatgcaatggatgaagaccattgtttgtatttcacggaaaaggactgggatgtattttacaatcgtgtttggagggatctgaataatggagcatctccagaatcatttccaagagaccgtgtgtttggtaaccacactatcaagagggtggctgaccatgtctacatacttaccagcgaggaaaaacagggtctcagtgacagagggtgtcctttcccagagacagagcacaatgaatgtttccaaatgaagtttttgtttcagtggaaagatattcctatactgactgatgttttttcaaagatagacaaactgtttaaatggtgtgatgcaaatgaccaatACAATGTAATCAAGGTCAGCCTGTTTGACCCCGAATAAGCGTGGGAGTGACCGTGTAACACCGCCCACCTTCTACAGACCTTAAAGGCTGGCGGTGACTGaccgcatttcaaaccaacattcaaaccaacatgtctcaagactttactacatatcttcctgggcccgtcgcatcacccaatgacccagatacttcagcaagagatgaccctgttgtagggtcttctgacatcggccattggcttgacaagttttgcatggagcttggctacagcaatctaacattcatttcatcccacggatcaggatgcccacttccggatgcagcggctcttaagggagaggacgacacggatggcattattggtgtgaaggggttcaatttcataaaagcagtcatagtggtcattctggatcatctcctcgatttaaagttaaaagagttgtgctacggttgtgaagtggatcaccccagtcagatccagcacacaagcttgtttgatcctgacaagtatttcttttacactcattttgaagaaatttccagtaaactgtttaaacctgtgttaaaccaagtcattggccaggctttaaaaccatttggattgacaccgcatcctcagagaatccatggagttgtcgaaggcgtgttgtgtgaactaagagaggagccgaacattctacagagagtacgtgaaatccgtgagaagctggtgaacaggctgtctacgacgctgtggacggttggaaaggctgttcggctgggtccaaagtttgatgctaacaatggggaactgctgcggagctactggcctgattacatttattctgagacatcgacttcaatgtgaaataaccaatatgctgtataagatcattaatgacgaacattctggacaaaacaagcttgtaaatgaagcCTATATTAACAAATggctgatttgtctaaaaaacacatggatatagtcagaggtctatcaaccaattggactgaaatgatacaagtctatgcctaccagaatgactctccctgtttgttgcttaaaaacattctaaattcattgtttgaatgcgataatgtctgtaaaatatctgatataatatgcttatgtacatttgtgacggatacatgtgtgatgttattgtcaagaaacgaaaggagtgatagtcatgtctttgaaaatgttgatactctggttaattacctgattgacaaaaatactgatacatgcgttaatttcctacaatatctagacattggttgatgttgctgtttctatttgactatttaagcatgtattgtatgattacccctgattttaaaataaaaggatactttcatagaatcactgtttcattatttaggtggtgtCTGATCTGTTAACAgcaattgcataaggtgtactacacaccatcaaaccccggctctttagggggtgtgagtagattaaaacgtggtgtattagaggaaagtggtgatttgctaagtgataaagaagtttcagactggttagccagtcaagatgcttatacacTCCACAGACCACTGCGACATCATTATAAAAGGAATAAGGTCgttgtttatggtattgatacacagtttcaaatggacctggtagatatgtcaatatattctacggaaaatgacaatactaaatttcttctcacatgtatagacgtgtttagcaaatatgcatgggtacgttgtataaagaacaagactggattGGCGGTGACCAATGCctttaattcaatactacaagagggtagaatccctcagaaaattcagactgacaaggggaaggaattttttaacaagcatttccaacaactaactaaaaaacacaacatttaccatttcagcacggggagtgaattgaaagcaagcGTTATTGAACGTTTTAATAGAACGTTAAAAGGACGGATGTGGCTATAACCgagttcttcactataaccgaatgtataccacgacaaccaccagtctacaaactatctgattaCGATGGCGACGTTatcgatggatcattttatgaagaggagttacaaaaaattattgtggataaggacaaagcttttaaagtagaaaagatattagacaagaagaagcaCGGTAAAAGATCCATGGTGCTCAGTACGATGGGTAGGGTGGCCTCCGagtttgacagctgggttaatgaaaaagctgttgtagatctacaaacctcttaaagtatataaaaataaaacatttgttacctgacttcatttctgcagtaaacggtcatggatgaagcagggttttatgttacattgcgtgcaatgcttcattagatctttaccccgaaaaccgaatttcaaattacagaacaagattagccaaacctataaacttaaaaggtcgttgggaggtgggtgtggctgaaattgaataccctagatcatggtacactattactgatgatgatgcgaAAGTCCAATTCAGAGAGTTTATCGACGGAATCAGTCATCTTGTGAAGATAAAGCTGAAAAGTGGTTATTATGacgaagttttgtttgtaattaaggagctaaatgctatgctacctcggcatgcacgtcttggctacgatcatgtgaaaaacaaagtgttcatgatggcggcaccaggaagttccttaacattccacggtaaactagccattattttgggtgtaataccgaagaaaccattggtagctgtaaatgattatactggaaatgaaagcatcgaacccggttttacgccagtgtcacgccacaccaagcagacataaatggagggttttacaccatgtacatgtacacagatattatcgaatatcaatctgtgggtgatgcacatgccccgcttttgagatgtgtacatataaccggatcggatcgtgaaatagtcagtgttgcatatgacagagtacactacgtgtcagtgaataaacattctattggagagatttgtattgagctcaaagacgacagaaacagggaagtgccattttcttacggcaaagtcgtcgttaaactacacttcaggcctgtgaaacaaccgatcctttaaaaatggcgtattataatccgtaccaaatggaccccactcattatgtaaactattataaaactcaAGCAGGCGGTGGAATGCCGGGGTTTTCTGGGGAGGGTCATGTATGGGGCGGGGCTCGGATGCGttttcaggggtttgtttcgaatggctcttccgttgttaaaaagaggtttcagcatagccaaaccacaccttaaaaacgctgctaaaaacatagccagcgacgttgttaccagagctatgacacattcctttaataataatgataaatctcaaggcggttcggggttaatggttatgttacgtaaacggaggtctaaaccacctggaatgaggagggaggagtggtcaggcggtaaagaaaaccaggaaacccctaagaaaaccgcagttaggcaacgaaaacgaaagagagctgtgaagcgtttttcatctgttaaaactatattctaaaccatggcactactacacgccatgtccgaagagtgtattaaatccgaactggatctgtttacagtaccgatGACGCAGAGcggctattgaaaaaaacacatacattgaaatccctcctctatctgcgatatcggacagcgctccattggaatttttcatagcggggaatggtgaagattatatagatttaaataatacactgctttacatgcgtgttaaaatcacaaatcggacggttcaaatatcagagatgggactcctgttggactggtcaattatccaggaaacacaattttttcacaggttgacgtatcgcttggtgataggttaatttcgcagagtacaaacacttacccctatcgatgtattatagaatgccttttaaactatggtaaagatacattggaaagtgttttctcagcaggtttattttacaaagaatctgccggacatatggatgcaggcgatccggcaggggctaacattggtctgacaaagagggctgcctttagcaacaaaagtgcagtagttgagcttttatcaccaatacacagtgatattttctttcaagaaaaactaatgcttaatggggtggacattaaaatccgtctgacaagaggcaaagatgaattttgtctaatgaggagtgatgctatagcatacaaactgcgtattttgacagcttctctgtttgttaaaaagtatctgtatcaccaggagtgagactggggcacgctcaagcactactctcaacaactgccaaataccccattgacagggtctgcctgaaaaatttctccataccagctggaggccgtgtatcaaaccaggaaaacctgtttttaggtacattacccaaatccatcatattgggtatggtcgataatgatgcttttacaggggcatacgataaaaacccttttgcattaaagcattacgatctggagtttctagctgtttatgtggatggtcagcaacacccgccaaaccattacaacctgactttggagcaggcaccgccgtcgtgagaattttaccagcttgcactttcggtctggaagacatctaaaaaccaagcgttggtgatcgacagagaagattttctgcagggttatacactttatggtttcaacctcactccaggcgaagaatgtggtcaacacatctcagcttgttaagtctgggaatatcagaatagaagtacgtttcagacaaccgcttccaagaaccattaatctgattgtttatgctgtttttgacaacatcattgaagtttctaaccgaagacaggtacttgttgactactattaattgaaaacatgaataccatacaacttacagcagctatagacagaatcacacaaaacacgcattttcttggagtactaccgtgtgatcatttaccgaaggaccccttaagaacattacctacgtcagccataatcaacacagaccctgcacatctcccggtgaacactggttagcaatttacataaataaggatggttcagcatttttctttgacagtttcggtaatagtcctgattttattcgttttcctgtatcaatcactgcctttctaaaaacgaattcaacacgcattcaatattcagctaaacaagttcagcattttatgtctgacacatgcggtcatcattgtattttctttctatatcatatgattcgaggtcgtgcttatgatgatgttatgatgctttatagcgatgatttaattaaaaatgatgaatatgtatcgcattttgtgaaaaaactaaggataactcattgtaatagtactacatttaagtgtatgcaatgtgtgcaaatgggtgaaacgtttatgttaaacacatgatttgtaaatgtttgcttcaaataaataaaaagagcacaatgtcaaatgtaccaatgtcatagctttattgaataccatatgattaatttgtacaaaaatgaatatacaattatacaatatcaaaatgacagccatacgttttgatcaagagacggtgatttaaacggtgatacatctgaatccttagaagaaggcgtacttaaatacattctttgacccgtagaggtagagggcgatgtagacggtttggttttaaatgaacttattacacgtctaaccttatggtttggcactgttgaataggggatgtttaaagtagcaattgcctgcaaaaactcagtccatccatgaggtctacggtcatccctaatattatgctggagccgtaatactctttacaagatccatcacgtgtgatccctgtatagtaatgcctttaaatacaaactcccgAATCGTTCcaagatgccatttctttggctttagacattttatccatgatgtatcttgcatttttcacacatctcaatgggacatttttcaatacatctgCTATAATATCTTCAACAGGGTTAACAGATTGTTCTTTGTGAGACTCATTGGGGATGTTAATGCAAGCGTTAATGTGTTACTATCTCGATCACCCTGTTTAACTAccgttaaaaatctttgtaaagccgaggtgtaaagcttagccttctcatgagtatccaaattgtctttattcaaaatatttcttatagcaacatccagatcgtcttccacggtttgttgaatagactctcgggtattggacatcttcagtttatctatttggttttgagacactaaaaacagcttctcagcatactccatcttcaaccttgtttagccgttatcagacttgtaataaaggggactgctatgctcaaaagcggaagaagaaatcctcctttctggttgagcatgcgttttttgtggacacaccaatctttttattggctatgtatttaatttcagtctttctcctcttcaaccgtttgtgttgctggttcgttagtgggattgtgccatagagtacattaaatgcaatctcacacaatgttaaaatgagcttGTCAGATGCTGATTGCATAATAAGACGCCTTTGCATGGGGGTCagctttaaatagcatttttaacaggggaggtttctagatagtctagcagacattttaccaaaatcacggttttcttttttgaatgtaaactactgGCTGGTTTGAAAGCAACCCGTTCTTAGATCGAAAACATTCAGGGGTTTTTGCTTTATAGTCTATCATGAGGTATCCAAAAGGCTGGTTGGTAGCATCTTGatagcattccataaaatattttgtatttccgggtacatttgttttcccaacacatttatctgattgttatcacgaggattcttaaacaatattaaataatttgtattcaaactgatggttctgctggatttaccttggaaaaataaattctgcacaatataaataagctgaggtttctatggtgaacgtattgagtgaataacttttccacttcagagtttccacttGCCTCCTTCAGCATGTCGTCAattattaacagatttgttttattgacaggtaataaaacatcatcattcagagattgcggtattccttccacaaatttaatgttatacaatttatacagttcatcatacataggttgccagcaatcataaatgtacacaatgttttcaatctttttagaaatcatatttacagcattttccaacaacatttttacaaaataagactttccagaatttgaaggtccacttattacacatgaaaaaggatgttgaagtctaaaatcaaaaccatcaacctccCGCACACTGCGTGTGGTTTAAAAATTATTAGTAGCCATATGGTAGAGTTGTATAATCAGGGAAAAGCAGCCTCTTATTATACACCACTTGAAACttttaacaactgacttgttttgcaaagtgaagttctttttattcctcacgatgttgtctgtgtaggctaggacgtgtttggtgtcatgcgattttacataactgtcaacaagaccgatcaaagtgtctaatctaatcgccatagaattttcagcattcaaagttataccctttgctttcatacacactttaccttttgcagtgcgatatccgtatgttttaggccctcctgaacaaaattctgtgatgtgatcatcatTGCCGATTTCGTCAGTCAGATCTCCTAAATAAGGACCCAGAGGAGGTTCCCAATCACCGTCTCTAGAGATAAAGATGTCTGTGTCGCTATACAACAATCTGTCACCCAATTTATccataaggctatacaattctaaccgtgcatgtgctgttgtaaaggcccccagaaatatattcacatcccgtgtgttgtacatggctccatcgtcatgtttgtactgcaccagcgcaatttcatcagacacgaatgtgaaatatttaacgtcatactgacagccaaatatgatgtgagcaaattcttctgggtctttcaaaagtttagaagtgggtagattttctctcattgaaaaacgcccccacagactattcagcaacaatttgttgataGATCTCTGAGCAGGGTTGTGACAGATCTTTGCAGGATCGAGGTTAATCCCTtctttttaaagtaatcatcgatataggctttttgtctgaatcggtgactacgtgagagggatagtctgaggcctcctgtttaaatttcagaaaggtctttacataatcggaaaacagtgtttccgatttctctgcaaagtgccacacctctgagacctccattacaagataccccttctcaatcgccttcaacaattcaatgctcacccagcagcctgagatagacctctcctcatctgtatgtgtacaagatgtaacattgatttgtttctcaacgcaTGTTCTGCATAGAGGAAACATAAGTTTCCCTGCACACCTGTAAGGAAGCACAGGATGAAGCAATTTTCAGGGGGTAGCATTGTGGCCTTAATAAGTCCGTAATAATTTTCAAggggttcaaaatccttgaaaattatttcaggatgtccaacagggtagctttttcgagcct
This window encodes:
- the taar1b gene encoding trace amine-associated receptor 1b, giving the protein MDYQELFNYTKRDLCYEDLNGSCWKYTRPSSVQVPMLITMTLITFVTIIGNLLVIISIGHFKQLHMPTNQLILSLALCDFLVGLFVMPLSAVRSWQGCWYFGDFMCKLHTCIDITLSTASIFHLVCVSTERYCAVCNPLKYPSCIGFPTVPFMISISWLIPAVFAYTMTFSELNLLGARGFYETHVYCVGGCHVFFSHGSAVIASTISFYVPGLIIIGIYYRIYMVARNQARSINRLFKQLRRDYPSRDTQHRARKATVTVAFVVGIFLICWTPFFICNIMDPFIGYTIPSVVIDALVWFGYVNSTLNPFIYAFLYSWFRKAVQIIITGTIFQNNSSRKRLYP